The proteins below are encoded in one region of Triticum aestivum cultivar Chinese Spring chromosome 1B, IWGSC CS RefSeq v2.1, whole genome shotgun sequence:
- the LOC123122125 gene encoding putative lipid-transfer protein DIR1, producing the protein MSQLARASLTAVAMLLLLAAAAAAEGPAGCQDDVVALNEACYQYVQKGAPTVPPSQECCDAVRRVDVPCVCSYLGSPGVRDNISMEKVFYVSQQCGVSIPGNCGGSKV; encoded by the exons ATGTCTCAGCTCGCCCGCGCTAGCCTGACTGCGGTGGCGATGCTCCTCCTCCTTGCCGCTGCTGCGGCGGCGGAGGGGCCAGCAGGCTGCCAGGACGACGTTGTGGCGCTCAACGAGGCCTGCTACCAGTACGTGCAGAAGGGCGCGCCGACGGTGCCGCCGTCGCAGGAGTGCTGCGACGCCGTGCGGCGCGTGGACGTGCCCTGCGTCTGCAGCTACCTGGGCAGCCCCGGCGTGAGGGACAACATCAGCATGGAGAAGGTGTTCTACGTCTCCCAGCAGTGCGGCGTCAGCATCCCTGGCAACTGCGGAG GATCGAAGGTCTGA